CGCTCACATGGTTCGTCTATGCCAACTTGACCACGACTGATACCAACTGCGCGTTTGTTGGCTATCCTACGACGGGTGGCATAGGCTGGGTAAGATATAGGGAGGATACGCTATACAGCACAGCACATCCGGAGATAATCTATACTCCGCGGGATAGGATTAACTTCTTCATGCGCGCTGAGATGGAGTGGTTAAGCGGCGTTAAGGAATCGATAAAGCCTGAGGGCGTGGTTCTTGGCCAGAATGTGCCGAACCCATTCAACCCGGCTACATCGATAAACTTCAAACTTCCGGAGCCTATGGATGTGTCACTCGTGATATATGACCTCTCGGGGCGTGCCATAAGGCACCTTTATGATGGTAAGCTCGGTAGCGGAAATCACATTATCGTCTGGACTGGTACCGATGATGCTGGTCGTGAGGTGCCGTCGGGAATATATCTTTACAAGCTTATCGCGGGCAAGAAGTCCATAACGAAGAAGATGATGCTGGTGCGGTGAGCTTAGCTGTGGCTTTTGTTGTGGGCTTGAGGGGCAGGGTTTTACCTGCCCCATTTTTTATGGCTCTTTTCGGGTCTCAAATCTTATGCGCTCGACGATGGAAGGCACGACGCGCAGGACATAATCGATTTCATCCTGTGTGTTATCGTGCCATAGTGTGAATCTTATAGCTGAT
The bacterium DNA segment above includes these coding regions:
- a CDS encoding T9SS type A sorting domain-containing protein, yielding NDTCITVFTVHNAFFRELAYDDGLPDTFAWNTIDTSVTPPDTHISYLQYLAPGAGVPRPGVSLAQMFVKPFPGRNLLKRVGVKVYGSGQFIMGLYEIMDSFPAPIPIDTVRILIPGITPELGTWVYWDINDSNFTLDSFAIGVTALDTPLTWFVYANLTTTDTNCAFVGYPTTGGIGWVRYREDTLYSTAHPEIIYTPRDRINFFMRAEMEWLSGVKESIKPEGVVLGQNVPNPFNPATSINFKLPEPMDVSLVIYDLSGRAIRHLYDGKLGSGNHIIVWTGTDDAGREVPSGIYLYKLIAGKKSITKKMMLVR